The genomic segment AAACTAAAAAATAATCCTAAATTAAATCAAGCATATCGCGAATTAGAAAAATCAAAAGAAGATGCTAAAACTAAAATTGACGCTGCTAAAAAACTTATTGAAAATGCTAAAAAAGGCTTTAAAGAAAAACTTGACGGTTTAGAAGCAAAAGTTAATCCTTTGCAAAGTGAATTAAACAACGCTAATACCATAGAAAAGTTAAATTCACTAATACAAAAAATTGGTGATGACAATAATGGCCTATTAAAAGAATTTAAGGAATTAGCAGAGCAAATATCAAAGTTTGACAAGTCCGGTGGTGAGTTTTTAACCAGATTAAATAATCTAAAAGCTCAAGTCAAAACAATTCTAGAAACAGCCAAAGATAAAAAACGCGCTATTGATGAAAAAATTGCCAACTATAAAGAAGAAATTCAACAGCTAATTGATGCAATTAAGGGCGCACAAAAAACTCTTAATGAGCTTGGTGCTTTAAAAATTGATGAATTAGAAAGGGCTTTGAACTCATTAAAAAACCAACTAGATTTGGTTGATCCACTAAAACAAAAAATTGATAAAGAAAGTTCTCAAGTTATTAAAGACGCTTTAAAAGAAAAAATAAGTGAATTGGATAAAGCCGCTAAAGAGGCTAAAAATGATTATGACACTAAAAAAGTTCAAAAAGAGCAAAAAGAACAAGAACTTAAGGATAGGGTTGAAGACTTCAAGGAGCAAATAAATGCGTTATCAAAAGAATCGAGTGATGCTAGAGATATGCCATCTACTACGCCAGAGCAAACAAAAGATAAATGACTCAAACTAGTGGAAATAGTTCAAAAATGAGCTAACTTGGAAGGCACATATTGAAGTCTTATAGGCAGTCTACAAGGATACGCTACACTTAAAAGCGAATTATCAAACCTTCTTAATAGTAAGCTTCTCATTCTAAAAAGAAACTCTGAAGATTACAAAGATAATCTTCTAAAAGAATTAAAAGCTAAATTTAACGAAATAGCAAATAAAGTTCATTTAGCAAATATTAGCAATGAAAACTCGCTTGCAAAACTTAGAGAATGAGCAAATAAATACGAAACGTTTAAAAATGAAGCAAGACAATATGTCGAAACTTTTGAAAATGTTTATGAGATTAAAGAACAGTACGAATATAAAAATCTTCAAAATAAATACAACGAAAACAAAGATGCTACTGCCCAAAAAATAAGAGATTATATTAAAACAATTGAAGATGCAATAAATCACATTGCTAATCAAGTTGATTCATTAGAAGGACTTAGTCAAAGTGAACGAGATCAACTTAAAAATCGCATTAAACAAGCTGATTCTATACAACAAGCACAAGAAATATTAAATGAGGCTCGTGCCGATAGCGAAAATAAAAAATCACAAATAGCTGGTCATATAAATAATCTATTAAATAGATGAAATAAGGAAAAAACTAGATTTGAACAAGAATATGTTAATAAAATCGGCAGTCCTAATAATGATCAATATTTTATCCATAATTTTTATAGCATATCTACAACCCATGAAAGTGGTGCTAGATTTGACTTTAGTGGACTACGAGACTATATTGAACAACGCCACTTTAAGTATAACGATTCACGCTGAAATACATTAATCAATCAAATTTATCAAATTGCCGAATTTTTCAAAGAACAACGAGATCGAAGTAATGAGGCAAACAATTTGTATAAAACTTGAAATGATGCTGATATTCCATTCCCTAATAAAGACAAAGGCAAATTGGAATTACTAAAAAGTAGATGAAACCAACCAAACGTAATTAATTCAAGCCGCCAAAATGTTGAAGATTTGAAAAGAAGATTCGCAGAAACTAAACAATATTGAGATGCCGTGAAAGAATATAGTAAAATGGTACTTAAAGCTAGCTATCTTGTTTCTTTGATAGCCGACGAAAGCGAAATGAATGGTAAGCCAAGATTTTGGTGAAGAGAACTAAAATTGTGAAATGAATCCCTTATATGAAGAAATAAAAACTCAATCTTTGGACTTGTCTACGATAAAAATCTGCAAGAATTTTGAATGAGCGAAATTGAACAAGTTATTCACCATATGAAGACTAATGCATTAATTTCACATGAAATTTTCACAAATGAAAAACGTGTAAGTTTTGATCAACATAATCATGGAAATGCACTTTATTTCCAACAACCAATGAATAGATTTTTATGAAATTCTCAATCTTCTCCTAATTATTTTAGAGGTAATTACTTTTACAACATTGAACTAAAAATTAAAAATAGAAATGACCTGCATTTACTAAGGCAATTTAATGAACATAAAAAAAATTGTATTTTTGCTGTCTCTAAGGCTATTAATGGTTCAAAAGAAAATATCGTCGGGTTGATCAATACTATGTACGCATATGTAGATTGACTAAGAGCCAATGGTTTACTCAATGAATCCAACTATAGGGTTTAACATATATCACAAATAGATCCAAGGTTCATAACAAAAATCAAATTCATTGTTTGTGGGTTTGATTTTTAATTTAATTAGTAATTGCAGTAGATATTGCTTATAAAAGAAAAATTTATTCAAATTTAAAATTGATATGGTTTTTTATAACTTTATGATTACTATAGAAATCAACTAAATAATATTAAAGTTTTAATATTTCCCTATAACAAAAAAATTCCTCTCCATTAGTGGAGAAGAAAAATATTAATAATTTTTTTGACTACTCTTTAGTTTCTGCAACGTCATCAACATCTTGGCCGACTTCGTCTAATTTTAAAACTCTAAAAATGTGACGACCACCTTCAAATTCGGTTGCTTCTCATTGTTTAAAGATTTCATAAGCTTGGTCTAAAGAAATTAGCCTTCCACCAAAAGATAGGATATTAGCATTATTGTGTAATCTAGCAAGTCTTGCTTCTTCAGAGTTAGTTACTCTTGCACATCTAATTTGTTTGAAACGGTTTAGCGAAGTGCTAATACCGATTCCTGAACCACATAGAGCAATAAATTGTTTTTCATCTCTTTGGGGATCATGTAAATATTCATTTGCAAACTCAATTCCTACTTCTGAGTATGAAAGTGTTTCATCTTCGTTGCTACTTCCCCTAGTTTCAACTACATATCCTTCTCTTCGCAATTTATCTGCAAGGTCCATTTTCATTTTATGCCCTGCGTGATCGCTTGTGATGATAATTTTGTTTTTTATCATGAGTATTTTTACCTCTTATTGTTCTTTGCGCAGTATTTTGTGATCTTCTACGCGAATAATTTGACTTGGTGTTCCGCTTGTTTTGCCAAAATAATAAACATTACTTATTTCCGGAAAAACATTTTTTGCCTCTTCAATGGTTTGACACACTGGCGAATTAGAAATATTACAACTAGTCATGTAAACTGGCCCGTTAGCTTCAAGAAATTCAAGAAGTTTAGGTTGATTTGGCATCCGAAAACCTTGATCATTAACAACGAGTGTAGTAGCGCCAGGCCAAAATTTATTAGCAAGTGCTTCGGCTTCAGAAGTTCATTCTTTAAAAGCTCTTGCTTGCTTAATTGAAGAAACTAAGATGATTAGCTTCTTTCTTGGATCTCTTCCTTTGATTTCATAAATTAAATCACTAATGCGACGCGATACTTTACCACCTAGACCAATAATGGTATCAGTCGTAGCAATAAAGAGCTCATTGTACTTGTTAATCATGAACAAATTATAACAAAAACCACAAATTGACAGTTTAATAAATTTTTGGTTTTACTGTCCAAAAAAATGCTTTTTTCCCCATGCTAAAACCTTAGGCGTTATAATAATTTAGTTATGCCAGAATTACCAGAAGTCAAAGTCGTAATTAGTGCTTTAAAAAAGCATATTTTAAATAAAAAAATTAGCGCTTTAGAGATCTATCACGCTAAACTATTTCGCGAACACAAACCCGAAGTTTTTATTAAAAAACTAGCGGGAAGAACAATTAAAAATATTACTAACCGTGGTAAACATATTATTATTTTTTTAGATGATGATTTGATTTTACTATCACATTTACGCATGGAAGGCAAATATCGCTACTACGAAGCTAACAACCTTCCACTAGCTAATGATCATCTTATTGCCAAATTTATTTTCGAAGATCAAAGTGAGCTTCATTACCTTGATTCACGCCGTTTTGGCACTTTTCATCTTAGAACTACCGAAGATTACAATAAGATTCTACCTTTAAGCAAAATTGCTGCCGAACCTGACAAAATTAATGTCGAGCTACTATGAAATAAGATTAAAAGTTCAACAACCCCAATTAAAACTAAATTATTAGATCAAGAATTAGTAGCCGGAATTGGTAACATCTACGCTGACGAGGCTTTATATTGTGCGCAAGTTAACCCTTCTACTTTAGCTAAAGATGTTAGTCTAAAAACATTAGACAAAATCATTAAATGTGCTGCTAAGATTATGAAAGATAGTTTTGAAAAAGGTGGTACAACTTTATTTTCATACGAAAGCTTAAATAAACAAGAAGGTCAATATCAAAATTTCTTAAAAGTGCACGGTGATCGTATTCGTTTTTGTCCAACATGCAAATCAAAAATAATCAAAATTAAAGTTAATAATCGTGGCACTTATTTTTGCCCTAAATGTCAATCGAGGTAAGAAAAAAAATGGGATTTTTGCCAAAAGTTCTTGATTTGCACGGATATGACATCTCCAAAGCCACAGCCGTAGTAATGAATGCGTTGTATGAACTTAAAAACTCGGAATATGACCATGATTACATCGATATTATTACCGGCAATGGAACTGGAGCGCTAAAACTTCAAGTTGAATCAATTTTAGAAAAAGAACAATGCAATTTTGATTTTCTAAATGATAGCCGTTCAATTATTAGAGTCTATAAGGATTAATCTAACTTATTTGTTATATATAAAACTGTTTTCAAGCTGCTAGCTTTTTAGCAATTTATTAACCTAAAAATTAAATAAAAAATATCAACACTTGGGAGGTGTTTGATATTTTATTTTGAATTGCAATATAAGGCGCAACGACTAGAGTTGTTAAGAAATAAACCGATAATTAGTAGAAAAACTAAAAGAAATCCGATGATTTTTATAAATAAAATGCATTTAAATAAAAAACTATTAATGCAACATTTTTATACTGCACTTAATATTTCCATACAATCATGAAAAAAATAAAAACGACTTTCTTTTTTATATTAAAGAATAGGTTGGTTTAAGATGGTTTATCAAAATTAAGCTTGTAAAATTTCTCTAATTTTTGCGTTTGACAAAATTGATGTTTTTAAAAAAAGAGGATTATTTTTTAATATTTTATTTGCAAATTCAAGTTTTCTTTCATCAATACTAACATATTTATAATTTTTGAAATTTATAGTTCCTTCATTTGTCAAAGTAGCCTCAATAAAACGATATTCATTCATACCCGAGTAAATAGCTGCATCTATTAAAATTTTTTTATTATTTCCGATTAAAGTAAGCTTTAAAGTTTTCAAAGACTTTGTAATTAAAGTTTGATAGTCTAGTAAGGTTATAAGGTATATATGTTCGTTATCTTCCACTTTGTTAACAACATATTTTTTCATAATTTTACATTCCTTTTATTTTTTAAAAAATTAAATAAAATTTATTAATTAGTTTTAGCCCCTCGACAAGAATGTTTTGCGCTTCTTCCAATTTACTTATTACCGATGCATCTATTAAATTTTGAGGCAAATGAAAATATGGATGTCTTAATTTATTATACATATTATACAACTTGTTTAAATATTGTAATTGTTCATTATTTAATCTTTCTTTAGTTGAATGATTATATTCATATTCATTTGTTTTTTTATTAAAACTAAAGTGACAAAAATCGTTAGCGCCATTTTTTCTAGTTGTTTTTCTTCCTAATTTGTCACCCAATATAATATGTAAATAATATTCCATAGATCTAAAGAGAGGCATAACCAAATAAGTATAATCCGGTAAATATCCTTTCATCAACGTGCCACAAACAGCCGAAAGCAAAATGTTTTTAATTTTAAAATCATTAGAATTAATAGAAAAATTGGGAAGAAAATTTGAAAATTTAGTTTGCAAGTTTTCTTCTTTGATAGGTAACATATAATAAGATTGCAATACTCCTATTGCTTCTTTTTCCGAAGGCAACATTTCGATAGCTGCAGTAATTATTATTTGAAAAAGCATGCTTTGTTTGCCTTGAACATACGATTTGTTGTTGCTATAACAATTAATGGTGACTTTATCCTTGTCAAGACGAAATATTAGTCTATTCAAATAAGATTTCTTGTTTTCATCAACTATACCTTCTTCAATTAAAATGTTCAATTCGTTTTTTTCTTTTAGTTTTTGAATTATATCAAGCCAATCTTGTTTTTGAAAACTAGTAAAAAGAATTGAACCATCATCATAAGTTTTATATCCTTGGTCTAATAACGCTCTTCTGGCAAGTTGATCGGCTTTCTCATTATAAATAATTCCACTATGAGACTTAACATGTGCAAATTCTATATCTATTGCTTTAGAGTTAATTTCTATGAAATTAACATAGTCTCTAGCAACAAGGGTTTTTGGACTCCATTTTTTGTTAGCCCATTTTTCAATTCCCTCATAATCGTGAAAAATCTTTATTTTTCTTTTTTTAGCTTGAATTGCTCACGAAATTGCTTGTTTAACACCTTCGGTTTCTCCGGCGATATTTTTGGAGTTCATGTATTTGGAAGCAACGAAAGACTTAAACAAATTATTTTCAGAATCATTGTTTATTAGAATTGCACCAAAACTATATTTTTCTTTACCATTCTTCTGCGATGAATAACTACCATCAACAAAAGCAATTACTTCATCGTTTTTTAAGTTTGTTATTTCTTTTTCGATTTGCTCATTTGTATAAGAAATTTCATCAATTTCTTCTAAAGACATCCACTCAATCGCTTCTTTTTCCGAAATAAAAGATTTAAAGTCGGCATTATTATAGCCTTTAGTTTGTTCATTCGCTTCGCTTCAAGTCTGATAAATGCCAGGAACTCTCCCAGCTTTGACTGCATAAAATTTCTTTTTTCCCATATGCCAATCCTAACTTATATTTTTCTTCATTATAACACTTTATTGGAGCAAATTTAAACTCTAGTTTATGATACAAAAAATTGTTTTATAGAGTTTGTATCTTTATCAGAAGATATAAAAAAGGATGATTTAATATTCAAACAATATAAAAAACGTTATTATACTTATACAAAAATTATTCTCTTTATTCAAAAATAAAATGCTATTTTGTAAAATCAACAAAAGAAAATATTTAAGATCTTGTTACTTCACAAATTAAGACAATAAACAACTATTATAAAATTTGTAAAATCAAAGTTTTAAAAATACTGAATATCAAATAATGGAAATTTAGGATATGCTGCAGCGCACTAAATACTCCAGACTATAAAATGAATATTGATTTGGATTTTGAAATCACTCAATTTTAGAATTTTTATCAAAAATAAGATACAAAAACATTAGATTAATGAAAAAACCATAAGCGTTAATGCGCCTAGAATGAATAAAAAAGTCTTCAAACTCTAATAACAGCTTGTGAATTGAATTTAATTTAATAAGTTGCGATTTTTTTAGTATGAAATAGAATTTGTGCTTTTAGCTTGCTAATAATTGGCATAATTGCAAATACTGCGAAACTATAAATTGGCATTGCAATGAGACTTTTAAAAATAATTGGTACCATGATAGTGAAATAGCGTTCGCTATATTTTCAGCTACCATTTCTAAAACGGTTAAAGTATGTAATATAAGCAAATGGACCTCATAATCATCGCATTAAAATTACAATAATTAAAATAGTAATAAGAACAGCAAAAAATGTTTGTGCACGGTATTTCTTGGCAAAATTTTTTGTTTTTAAGAAAATTACTAAAGAAATAAAACCGGCAATTCAAAAAATTCCAAGGCAAATTGAGCTAACTACTCAAATAATCATTGAAGAAACATACTGCTCTTGTTTTTTTACCCTTTTTCACACAATTTTGTCATGATAATTAAAGAAGAATGCGAATAAAAAAATCGTTAAAACTGCTAAAAAAATGAAACCAACGATCCATGTTTTATTTTTCCCGCTAGTCATAAGATTCATCAAAGCGCCGCTTAAAAAAGCAATTAGTACTGGAACAATGGCATACTCCAACATTCAAGTGCTAATACCAAAAATAACTTGATTAAGTGTGTCACACAAAATACATAAAAAAGCACCCCGTCATGGGCCTAAAATTAGTCCAAAAATAATAAATACAGCGTAAGTAATATTGACATTTAACGGCCCAGTGAAGACATATTTTTCAAACATTGAAGCCACTAAATAAATAGCTAATAAAATACCATAGATTGCAATTTCAAAAACTGTAAGACGATATTTTTTATGTTTAAGGTTTAAATATATTGAACGAAAGAATAAAAAGAAATTTGTCACCTCGTTTCAAATTGATAATACATTATAAATAAATAGTAGCAATATTTTAACTAAAATTTTTGATTTATTTGCAACTATTTTT from the Metamycoplasma arthritidis genome contains:
- a CDS encoding RpiB/LacA/LacB family sugar-phosphate isomerase, whose product is MIKNKIIITSDHAGHKMKMDLADKLRREGYVVETRGSSNEDETLSYSEVGIEFANEYLHDPQRDEKQFIALCGSGIGISTSLNRFKQIRCARVTNSEEARLARLHNNANILSFGGRLISLDQAYEIFKQWEATEFEGGRHIFRVLKLDEVGQDVDDVAETKE
- a CDS encoding L-threonylcarbamoyladenylate synthase, which translates into the protein MINKYNELFIATTDTIIGLGGKVSRRISDLIYEIKGRDPRKKLIILVSSIKQARAFKEWTSEAEALANKFWPGATTLVVNDQGFRMPNQPKLLEFLEANGPVYMTSCNISNSPVCQTIEEAKNVFPEISNVYYFGKTSGTPSQIIRVEDHKILRKEQ
- the mutM gene encoding DNA-formamidopyrimidine glycosylase; protein product: MPELPEVKVVISALKKHILNKKISALEIYHAKLFREHKPEVFIKKLAGRTIKNITNRGKHIIIFLDDDLILLSHLRMEGKYRYYEANNLPLANDHLIAKFIFEDQSELHYLDSRRFGTFHLRTTEDYNKILPLSKIAAEPDKINVELLWNKIKSSTTPIKTKLLDQELVAGIGNIYADEALYCAQVNPSTLAKDVSLKTLDKIIKCAAKIMKDSFEKGGTTLFSYESLNKQEGQYQNFLKVHGDRIRFCPTCKSKIIKIKVNNRGTYFCPKCQSR
- a CDS encoding Smr/MutS family protein, encoding MGFLPKVLDLHGYDISKATAVVMNALYELKNSEYDHDYIDIITGNGTGALKLQVESILEKEQCNFDFLNDSRSIIRVYKD
- a CDS encoding type II toxin-antitoxin system RnlB family antitoxin → MKKYVVNKVEDNEHIYLITLLDYQTLITKSLKTLKLTLIGNNKKILIDAAIYSGMNEYRFIEATLTNEGTINFKNYKYVSIDERKLEFANKILKNNPLFLKTSILSNAKIREILQA
- a CDS encoding type II toxin-antitoxin system RnlA family toxin, with protein sequence MGKKKFYAVKAGRVPGIYQTWSEANEQTKGYNNADFKSFISEKEAIEWMSLEEIDEISYTNEQIEKEITNLKNDEVIAFVDGSYSSQKNGKEKYSFGAILINNDSENNLFKSFVASKYMNSKNIAGETEGVKQAISWAIQAKKRKIKIFHDYEGIEKWANKKWSPKTLVARDYVNFIEINSKAIDIEFAHVKSHSGIIYNEKADQLARRALLDQGYKTYDDGSILFTSFQKQDWLDIIQKLKEKNELNILIEEGIVDENKKSYLNRLIFRLDKDKVTINCYSNNKSYVQGKQSMLFQIIITAAIEMLPSEKEAIGVLQSYYMLPIKEENLQTKFSNFLPNFSINSNDFKIKNILLSAVCGTLMKGYLPDYTYLVMPLFRSMEYYLHIILGDKLGRKTTRKNGANDFCHFSFNKKTNEYEYNHSTKERLNNEQLQYLNKLYNMYNKLRHPYFHLPQNLIDASVISKLEEAQNILVEGLKLINKFYLIF
- a CDS encoding ECF transporter S component, whose product is MTNFFLFFRSIYLNLKHKKYRLTVFEIAIYGILLAIYLVASMFEKYVFTGPLNVNITYAVFIIFGLILGPWRGAFLCILCDTLNQVIFGISTWMLEYAIVPVLIAFLSGALMNLMTSGKNKTWIVGFIFLAVLTIFLFAFFFNYHDKIVWKRVKKQEQYVSSMIIWVVSSICLGIFWIAGFISLVIFLKTKNFAKKYRAQTFFAVLITILIIVILMRWLWGPFAYITYFNRFRNGSWKYSERYFTIMVPIIFKSLIAMPIYSFAVFAIMPIISKLKAQILFHTKKIATY